From the Hymenobacter yonginensis genome, one window contains:
- a CDS encoding cellulase family glycosylhydrolase gives MSRVLCRILGLTALVASAWSAAAQTPAATPLPAGDVVVDSRGVMRWQQNKQEVALFGVNYTAPFAHAYRAHQAVGANLEKAIEQDVYHLSRLGVDAFRVHVWDVEITDTLGNLQANEHLRLFDYLVAQLKQRGIKLVLTPIAYWNNGYPERDSGTGFSSIYSKLQAYRNPRAIQAQENYLTQFLNHRNPYTQQLYRDDPDIIAYEVCNEPKYQAPAAEVTAFANRMVAAMRATGYRKPIFYNIAENPELSEAILEANVEGLTFQWYPAGLVSGHTLRGNLLPHVDQYPIPFRADARFQRRAKLIYEFESADIIQPVMYPFMARSFREAGFQWATQFAYDPLAIAHANTEYQTHYLNLAYTPGKAISLLIAGKVFRQTRREQPFQRYPADSTFGAFRVSYREGLSEMNTDEEFYYTTSTQTRARRPARLRHLAGVGSSPLVQYGGTGAYFLDRLAPGVWRLEVLPDAVAIRDPFETASLQKTVTQILWNDQPLRLMLPELGEAFSLRGLNAGNTAQFQATAGRLTVRPGVYLVAAAGKNTAAWTPDSRLGPLRLGEFAAPAPTALGPQVRHTPVPQATAGRPLTIRATLTGLTPADSVFLVAQHYYGRTVRLPMQRPAYATVEATVPAELTYAGQLRYWIELRQNGRPRTFPGNVSGAPRDWDYFARERWEVALVGPKAPLDLFRAATDQDRVEARALARNAWTDYVTTEATGALALRFVQSNQPAAPAAVAAGPAASLRVYFADKLLGRPTDVAGFREVVVRARASQPVGAQLVLATKDAAAFVAPLALSTEMQEVRVPLSAFRAGPLLLSPRPYPGFLPLQFQSAAAATPLKLADAEVLQLLLDAVPAGGSAPAYVDIESVQLR, from the coding sequence ATGTCCCGTGTTCTTTGTCGTATTCTTGGCCTGACCGCGCTGGTGGCCAGCGCGTGGTCCGCTGCCGCGCAAACTCCTGCCGCCACCCCGCTGCCTGCCGGCGACGTGGTGGTGGACAGCCGCGGCGTGATGCGCTGGCAGCAGAATAAGCAGGAAGTGGCCTTGTTCGGGGTGAACTACACGGCCCCGTTTGCCCACGCCTACCGGGCCCATCAGGCGGTGGGGGCCAACCTCGAAAAGGCCATCGAGCAGGATGTGTACCATCTCTCGCGCCTGGGCGTGGATGCGTTCCGGGTGCACGTCTGGGACGTGGAAATCACCGATACGCTGGGCAATCTGCAGGCCAACGAGCACCTGCGCCTGTTCGATTACCTGGTGGCCCAGCTCAAGCAGCGCGGCATCAAGCTGGTGCTCACGCCCATTGCCTACTGGAACAACGGCTACCCGGAGCGCGACTCGGGCACTGGCTTTTCCAGCATCTATTCCAAGCTGCAGGCCTACCGCAACCCACGCGCCATCCAAGCCCAGGAAAACTACCTGACCCAGTTCCTCAACCACCGCAACCCCTACACCCAGCAGCTCTACCGCGACGACCCCGACATCATCGCCTACGAGGTTTGCAACGAGCCCAAATACCAGGCGCCGGCCGCCGAGGTGACGGCCTTTGCCAACCGCATGGTGGCCGCCATGCGCGCCACCGGCTACCGCAAGCCCATCTTCTATAACATTGCCGAGAACCCGGAGTTGAGCGAAGCCATCCTGGAGGCCAACGTGGAGGGCCTCACGTTTCAGTGGTACCCGGCCGGGCTGGTGAGCGGCCACACGCTGCGCGGCAACCTGCTGCCCCACGTCGACCAGTACCCGATTCCGTTCCGCGCCGACGCCCGGTTTCAGCGCCGCGCCAAGCTGATTTACGAGTTTGAGTCGGCCGATATTATCCAGCCGGTGATGTACCCGTTTATGGCTCGCAGCTTTCGCGAAGCCGGGTTTCAGTGGGCCACGCAGTTTGCCTACGACCCGCTGGCCATTGCCCACGCCAACACCGAGTACCAGACCCACTACCTCAACCTGGCCTACACGCCCGGCAAGGCCATCAGCCTGCTCATTGCGGGCAAGGTATTCCGCCAGACGCGGCGGGAGCAGCCGTTTCAGCGCTACCCCGCCGATTCTACGTTCGGTGCGTTTCGGGTGAGCTACCGCGAAGGGTTGAGCGAGATGAACACCGACGAGGAGTTTTATTACACCACTTCCACCCAAACCCGTGCCCGGCGCCCGGCGCGGCTGCGCCACCTGGCCGGCGTGGGCAGCTCGCCGCTGGTGCAGTATGGCGGTACCGGCGCGTACTTCCTCGACCGGCTGGCCCCGGGCGTGTGGCGGCTGGAGGTGCTGCCCGACGCGGTAGCCATCCGCGACCCGTTCGAGACGGCCTCGCTGCAGAAAACCGTCACCCAGATCTTGTGGAACGACCAGCCGCTGCGCCTCATGCTGCCGGAGCTGGGCGAGGCGTTCAGCCTGCGCGGCCTCAACGCCGGCAACACCGCGCAGTTCCAAGCCACGGCGGGTCGCCTGACCGTGCGGCCGGGCGTGTACCTGGTAGCGGCGGCCGGCAAAAACACTGCCGCCTGGACGCCGGACTCACGGCTGGGCCCGCTACGGCTGGGCGAGTTTGCGGCACCCGCCCCCACAGCCCTCGGGCCGCAGGTACGGCACACGCCCGTGCCCCAGGCCACAGCTGGCCGGCCCCTCACCATCCGGGCCACGCTCACGGGCCTCACGCCCGCCGACAGCGTGTTTCTGGTGGCCCAGCACTACTACGGGCGCACCGTGCGGCTACCCATGCAGCGGCCCGCCTACGCCACCGTGGAAGCCACCGTGCCGGCCGAGCTGACCTACGCCGGCCAGCTTCGCTACTGGATTGAGCTGCGGCAGAACGGCCGCCCGCGCACTTTCCCGGGCAACGTCAGCGGTGCGCCGCGCGACTGGGACTACTTTGCGCGGGAGCGGTGGGAGGTGGCGCTGGTGGGACCCAAAGCCCCGCTCGACCTGTTCCGGGCCGCCACCGACCAGGACCGGGTGGAAGCCCGCGCCCTGGCCCGCAACGCCTGGACCGACTACGTCACCACCGAGGCCACCGGCGCCCTGGCGCTGCGTTTCGTGCAAAGCAACCAGCCCGCCGCACCGGCCGCCGTTGCGGCTGGCCCGGCTGCCAGCCTGCGCGTGTACTTCGCCGACAAGCTGCTGGGTCGCCCGACTGACGTGGCAGGCTTCCGGGAAGTGGTGGTGCGCGCCCGCGCCAGCCAGCCGGTGGGCGCGCAGCTGGTGCTGGCCACCAAAGATGCCGCAGCGTTTGTGGCCCCGCTGGCCCTCAGCACC